One window of the Cryptomeria japonica chromosome 7, Sugi_1.0, whole genome shotgun sequence genome contains the following:
- the LOC131047171 gene encoding disease resistance protein Roq1-like yields MLQSSAKIIPVFYDVEPSALGHIEKGVYGKAFSEYESKKRYTEKLEEWKQALQSISFIAGEKFNSDYEKMVLAVQKEVQRRRFLHVSKYPVGLSKLVEHFERYCIDKLVQDFETQFEMNEQGEGKSKIVGIFGMGGVGKTTLSKELFNRKRSDYSRSCFLFDVREASVKNDLHSLQMKLLRELFDERDPSFSSVEDGTSCLSNHFTGSGNPKFLIVLDDINHQEQLDALLVSDELNNSSNSLVIVTARDVGVLINAGITVGYHLKGMDTDDAKELFCWHAFSQPYPSSGYEKLVDLFVDVCGGLPLSLQVLDRHVHGEDQKFWELELNKVKKTLPQDIHKRLRISIEMLDNEEKQIFMDVACFFIGELTKDAIRVWEGSGWSGQHALVRLQNKCLVEEIKDYKFRGQFEDLFEDSREEILVLRMHDHLRDLGQEMADELSHPRRLWRSQHLQSLKSKGFENILTKANFRCLHSFSDASMGFTIKYFLEESDNIVETSTALLWLELNYWTHTLTSIPPWIPLQNLQYLQIRGGGLESLWQNDVQVPFQLKVLRIYHQWELKELSLGFLRFLEEITIHDCKNLKSVTGISDLRKLVELNIGECQNLRDLSFVRFSCLEKIRIYKCWNLISFGGMSYLKKLVELKIGLCKVEEVKTVAKVHP; encoded by the exons ATGTTACAAAGTAGTGCTAAGATCATTCCCGTTTTTTATGACGTGGAGCCTTCTGCACTAGGCCACATAGAAAAGGGAGTGTATGGCAAAGCATTCAGTGAATATGAAAGTAAGAAGAGGTACACTGAAAAACTCGAGGAGTGGAAGCAAGCCCTTCAATCTATTTCATTTATTGCTGGTGAAAAGTTCAACAG TGACTACGAGAAGATGGTGTTAGCAGTGCAAAAGGAAGTACAAAGGAGGAGATTTCTACATGTTTCCAAATACCCGGTAGGACTTTCTAAGCTTGTGGAACATTTTGAAAGGTACTGCATTGATAAGCTTGTACAAGATTTTGAAACTCAGTTTGAAATGAACGAACAAGGAGAAGGTAAGTctaagattgttggtatttttggcATGGGTGGGGTGGGAAAAACAACTCTCTCCAAAGAATTGTTCAACCGTAAACGTTCAGATTATAGTCGATCATGTTTTTTGTTTGATGTTCGGGAAGCCTCTGTGAAAAATGACCTGCATTCTTTGCAAATGAAGCTCCTCAGAGAACTCTTTGATGAAAGAGACCCAAGCTTTTCAAGCGTAGAGGATGGCACGAGCTGTCTCAGCAATCATTTCACAGGGAGCGGCAATCCGAAATTCCTAATTGTCCTAGATGATATCAATCACCAGGAACAGTTAGATGCCCTATTGGTCAGTGATGAGCTCAATAATTCTAGCAATAGTCTGGTAATTGTTACAGCTCGTGATGTAGGAGTTCTCATAAACGCAGGAATTACTGTTGGTTATCATTTGAAAGGAATGGATACAGATGATGCTAAAGAGCTGTTTTGTTGGCATGCGTTTAGCCAACCTTATCCATCTAGTGGATACGAGAAGCTGGTTGACCTCTTCGTAGACGTGTGTGGTGGCTTACCTCTGTCTCTTCAAGTTCTCGACAGGCATGTTCATGGCGAAGATCAGAAGTTTTGGGAGTTAGAATTGAATAAAGTTAAAAAGACGCTGCCTCAAGACATACACAAAAGATTAAGAATAAGTATTGAGATGTTGGACAATGAAGAAAAACAAATTTTCATGGATGTTGCATGTTTCTTCATAGGAGAATTGACTAAAGATGCCATCAGAGTGTGGGAGGGATCGGGATGGAGCGGGCAACATGCACTGGTAAGACTACAAAATAAATGTCTggttgaagaaataaaagattatAAATTCAGGGGACAATTTGAGGATCTCTTCGAAGATTCCAGAGAAGAAATACTTGTGTTGAGAATGCATGACCACTTGCGGGACTTGGGACAAGAAATGGCAGATGAACTGAGTCATCCTCGTCGCCTCTGGCGTTCTCAACACCTCCAATCTTTG AAATCAAAGGGATTCGAGAATATTCTCACCAAAGCCAATTTTCGGTGTTTGCATTCTTTTTCGGATGCATCCATGGGTTTCACAATTAAATACTTTCTAGAGGAATCGGACAATATAGTTGAGACTTCAACCGCTTTACTATGGCTTGAGCTTAATTATTGGACGCATACGCTCACAAGCATTCCTCCATGGATTCCTCTTCAAAATTTGCAATATTTACAGATCAGAGGTGGAGGTCTGGAAAGTTTGTGGCAGAATGATGTTCAG GTCCCGTTCCAGCTTAAAGTGTTGCGGATCTACCACCAATGGGAGCTGAAGGAGTTAAGTTTGGGGTTTCTGCGCTTCCTGGAAGAAATTACAATACACGATTGTAAGAATCTGAAAAGTGTCACAGGAATATCTGATCTTAGGAAGCTAGTAGAATTGAACATTGGTGAATGTCAGAATCTAAGGGATTTAAGTTTTGTTCGATTCAGCTGTCTTGAAAAAATTAGAATTTATAAATGTTGGAATCTTATAAGCTTCGGAGGAATGTCTTATCTTAAGAAGCTAGTAGAATTGAAAATTGGTCTATGCAAGGTTGAGGAGGTAAAGACTGTCGCCAAGGTCCATCCTTAG